The window ACAGAGTGTCCGCAATTTCGCTGCCTTTACCCTGGAGAATTTCCTCCTCGGTTAAGCCACAGAGTTCATGCGGAAAGACCAGCCACTGGTCGGTAGCACGCACGTAGAAATCGGGAGTGATGTTGGTGACATTCCTGGAGGGTTTGTACCAAGGGCACGCAATTTTTATCGTGTGTGGCGTATTGCGGCGGCATTTGGCTTTGATGGTGTCGAGTATGGCTGCAATAGAACGGCCCGAATCGAATACATCGTCGACAATTAAGAGCTCCTGCTCAGCTTCAACGTTCTTTATTACGTAGTCCATTCCGTGTACCCGGATATGTTTATCCTGTTGATCTATTCCCGTGTACGAGGACGTACGAATCGCAATGTGGTCGGTGGAAACGCCTTTGTACTCGAGGTACTCCTGTACCGCGATACCGACTGGAGAGCCGCCTCGCCAGACGCCGATGATAAAGTGCGGTCGAAAGCCGCGGACG of the Teredinibacter turnerae T7901 genome contains:
- a CDS encoding phosphoribosyltransferase produces the protein MEKRFITANELLLDSFKLAEQIFVRGFRPHFIIGVWRGGSPVGIAVQEYLEYKGVSTDHIAIRTSSYTGIDQQDKHIRVHGMDYVIKNVEAEQELLIVDDVFDSGRSIAAILDTIKAKCRRNTPHTIKIACPWYKPSRNVTNITPDFYVRATDQWLVFPHELCGLTEEEILQGKGSEIADTLSRTPSSSDS